The following are encoded together in the Nyctibius grandis isolate bNycGra1 chromosome 5, bNycGra1.pri, whole genome shotgun sequence genome:
- the HEBP1 gene encoding heme-binding protein 1 has protein sequence MLGMIKNSLLSTVEAWPYRVLSKGEKEQLSYEERACEGGRFAAVEVAGKPFDEASKEGALKLLKYVGGTNDKGVGMGMTAPVSITAFPAEDGSLQQKVKVSLRIPSQFQDNPPCPSDESIKIEERQGMTIYSTQFGGYAKEVDYVNYAAKLKSALGSEAAYHKDFYLCNGYDPPMKPYGRRNEVWFVKE, from the exons ATGCTGGGCATGATCAAGAACTCCCTGCTGAGCACGGTGGAGGCATGGCCTTACCGGGTGCTGAGCAAGGGGGAGAAG gagcagctcagctACGAGGAGAGGGCGTGCGAGGGCGGGCGTTTCGCAGCGGTGGAGGTGGCAGGGAAGCCCTTCGACGAAGCCTCGAAGGAGGGGGCGCTCAAGCTCCTCAAGTATGTCGGAGGAACCAACGACAAGG GGGTTGGAATGGGCATGACTGCTCCTGTCTCCAtcactgcttttcctgctgaagATGGGTCCTTACAGCAGAAAGTGAAGGTCTCTCTGCGGATCCCAAGCCAATTTCAAGACAACCCTCCTTGTCCTAGCGATGAAAGCATTAAGATTGAAGAGAGACAGGGGATGACCATTTATTCCAC GCAGTTTGGTGGCTATGCCAAAGAGGTGGATTACGTGAACTATGCTGCCAAGCTGAAGTCTGCTCTGGGGAGTGAAGCTGCATACCACAAGGATTTCTACTTGTGCAATGGTTACGACCCCCCTATGAAGCCTTATGGGCGACGCAATGAGGTCTGGTTTGTGAAAGAGTGA